The genomic stretch TGGTCTGTGCACCGGAGGAAGCCGAGCAAGTCATTCGACAAGATTCCGGTGTCTCAGATTCCGGATGTCTCCAAGGAGATTGCGGTCGACGAAGTGCGTGAGCATGCTGTGGTTCAAAGCTTCCAAGTGCAAGAAAGCCATGCGCTGGCAGTGGCAGTGCAGGAGAAGCACTACGAAAAGGATTCGGGGAAAATGTTGGCGCACTTGGTCAGGAGCAAGTCGAGTGATGCTGATAATATGAGCCAATGCAGCTCCGCGTACCACTGTGAAAGGGCTGGGAGTTCGTATTCTGGCGATGAGGGCAGCTCGGGCAATGCTAGGAGGCAGTATCCTCAGTATGCAACTGTCTCTGCATCTCCGTTAGTTGGTCTCCCGGAGTTTTCGCATCTGGGTTGGGGCCATTGGTTTACTTTGAGGGATTTGGAGCATGCAACGAATCGGTTCTCTAAGGAGAATGTCATTGGAGAAGGTGGATATGGAGTAGTTTACCGTGGCCGGCTCATAAATGGGACTGATGTTGCAATAAAAAAGCTTCTTAATAACATGTATGGACCTCTGAAATTTATTTTTACCTAAAGGACACCTTCCATATAGAACTTGAATACTGTTCTGCCCTCTTTCATTGTCTCAGCCTATTCATTGTGTTTGATTTGTCACTGTAGGGGTCAAGCAGAAAAGGAGTTCAGGGTTGAAGTTGAGGCAATTGGACATGTCAGGCATAAGAATCTTGTGCGCCTTCTAGGATATTGCGTTGAGGGAATCCACAGGTGAAGCTAATTTCTGATTCATCACACTGACTTTGTGGCTAAGCTTTTGTCTCAACTATGATATATATGTACTTGCATAGGATGACTACTGGTACATATATAATTTCACTCTAGGTTCATGATAAAATCTTGAACTTTAAACCCTCACAAAATCTAACACTTCATCACTTTGGGTGCACGTGCTCTAATAGGATGATTTTTATCCATCagatcacaaattcacaatcaTTAGGGAATATTGCCTCTATAGTACTATTGACAAACTGGTTTGCAAACATATGACAATGCTGGCCCATATTACTAGTTTAGCACTGCCTAGTTTCCCAATTTTTCTCTGTACCTCCCACTCAGTACCTATCATACAGGTGTTTTATGTGCCTTCTTCCTACACTCTGTCCGTGTCTCGTGTTAATCCTACCACTGGGCCCTAAGTATGACAGGGCTTTGCTCAGAGGATTAGCTCTAATACACCATAGAAATAGCAATCAGCCAAGCAAATTGCGCATATATACAAAGCACTGACAGCTGTATTATTCATTGGATTTGTTTGTGCCTGCTGATGCTTTTGTGGTATCTAAATATTTTAAATGGAATCATGGAATTTTATGTTAAACCACGTATGCTTTTATACTACTGCACCCTGTGGGCACAACAAAAATCAATGAATCTCAGAGCAAATCCATGAGAACATGCTCCAAGGAAACTAATTTGGTAGATAAGCAAAATTGATAATTTAAAGGAGAGGTGCATCGATGCCATATATAACTTCCTGTCTGGCATTTGAGATGTATGAAGGTTGGCCACAGCATCTTGTCTCTATTGCTGCTCTTGGCACTATCTACACAAGCCAGCCAATTAATAGGACATGGATCATCTCCTTCATCCATGTGTCCCAAACTGACAATGTTGCATTGCCAGCCAATGTTGGTGTAGGTTTTATGCAATTGAAAGGCTTCTAGTGACTACTGAGGCCACGCCGGCCATCGGTGCCAGCCTTAGGCATGGAATCGATGAACTAAACTCCATGTTGTGTGGATGATAGGAGTCACGCGTCTTGGCAGCGTCATATCTACACAACCCAGGCAGCCCAGTTAGTCACACATATTGCTGCACTTTACTACTTGCTACCACATGTTACATGGCTTTTTACAACTAAAGTTGTGATATCCTGATTTCtaatttttgaaagaaaattcTCATTTggcaccatttttatttttaaagaaaaattcTCATTTGGCACCATTTTTACTCTCTAATTTTAGCTTCACATCTGATTAAATAAATGAATCAAGTTGCTGTGCCTTCTAATGATATATGCTTTTCcacctctcaaaaaacaaaagaaaatgtaTATTTATGGCAATGAGCTGAGAACTGTTGTAAACAACAGTGTTAGTTATTCAGTTTATGTGAATTGAAGGCAGAAGAATCATACTCCTGTCCTTGGTTTCAGCTTTTAACAGTGGCCTTTGATTCTTGGTAGTGTTAGACATTTTTCTACGAGAACACTTGATTTTAGTTTGGGTATTGAAAAAAAACCTTGATGCTGTTAACGTTTATTTTGCATTATCCATCGAGATTCAGTTCCGTTGAACACTTGAAGTGGTTAATGTAAACTATGAAAATCTATCTGTTTCATATGTCACATCATATGTAGCTTTTTCATCTATTTGAGTGTTCTCCTCATCATATCCTCTTACTCCAGGATGCTTGTGTATGAGTACGTGAATAATGGGAATTTAGAACAGTGGCTTCATGGTGCCATGCGTCAACACGGTGTTCTTACTTGGGAAGCCCGGATGAAAATCATTCTTGGAATTGCTAAGGCGTAAGAAATGAACCACTCATCACTTTGCCTCTTCTATTATGCATATGCTTAGTTATTTAAGGCATTTTTTATAATTGATGATATACAGGCTTGCTTATTTACATGAAGCCATAGAACCAAAAGTTGTGCACCGTGATATCAAATCAAGTAATATCCTAATTGATGAAGAATTCAATGGCAAACTTTCTGATTTTGGATTGGCCAAGCTCCTGGGTGCAGGGAAGAGCCATATCACAACTCGAGTTATGGGAACTTTCGggtatgttgtttgcttgttATTCTTTCATTTTTGTAGTATCGCACTAATTGGAACATGCCATATTCACTAACAGTAGGAAAATTTACAAGTTGAGAGCTTCGTTTTTCATGTTTTAGGAGCGATTAGGTTTATGGAGCTTCACATGGAACAACtatccatcttttattttgttaCTGTTTCAGGTATGTGGCCCCTGAATATGCCAACACAGGTCTGTTAAATGAAAGAAGCGATGTCTACAGTTTCGGGGTGCTACTACTGGAAGCAGTGACTGGGAGGGATCCAGTTGACTATGCTCGACCTGCTAATGAGGTGAGCATCTGCTATCATGTCATGCATGGTAAAGCAGCCCATACTGTGACCTTTTGTTTCACAGCAAAATAGCATCTATCGACTGGGGAGAGGGAGTGGGAGACACTATATTACAGCTGTACAGATAATCTTGCATATATGcctgagaaaattccttatttgccaTCTATTCAAAATTGCATTCCCTATATGCCATCAACA from Setaria italica strain Yugu1 chromosome II, Setaria_italica_v2.0, whole genome shotgun sequence encodes the following:
- the LOC101777776 gene encoding probable receptor-like protein kinase At2g42960 encodes the protein MSAAEILRAELSSRTPPFGLRLWIVIGICIWVVILFILGFLCFWSVHRRKPSKSFDKIPVSQIPDVSKEIAVDEVREHAVVQSFQVQESHALAVAVQEKHYEKDSGKMLAHLVRSKSSDADNMSQCSSAYHCERAGSSYSGDEGSSGNARRQYPQYATVSASPLVGLPEFSHLGWGHWFTLRDLEHATNRFSKENVIGEGGYGVVYRGRLINGTDVAIKKLLNNMGQAEKEFRVEVEAIGHVRHKNLVRLLGYCVEGIHRMLVYEYVNNGNLEQWLHGAMRQHGVLTWEARMKIILGIAKALAYLHEAIEPKVVHRDIKSSNILIDEEFNGKLSDFGLAKLLGAGKSHITTRVMGTFGYVAPEYANTGLLNERSDVYSFGVLLLEAVTGRDPVDYARPANEVHLVEWLKMMVGTRRAEEAVDPDMELKPATRALKRALLVALRCVDPDAEKRPTMGQVVRMLEAEDVPSREDRRSRRGHSSNADSESKASSSEFEISSDRRESGLSARSQS